Genomic window (Drosophila sulfurigaster albostrigata strain 15112-1811.04 chromosome 2R, ASM2355843v2, whole genome shotgun sequence):
ATTCGTCTCCGAGTCCGAGGAGGCGCCCGAGTTTGCAACTATTGGGGGTGTTGAACGACCATCGAAGTGCTGTTGATTGACCAGACGTTGTCTCTCTAGATACATCGAAACCTTGATGTTCCGCACCTGATGATTGTGTACCAGTTTCAGCAAAGCAATAACTCCAATGCCCACAGAAATTGCAAATGCTCCCCATGCGCCAAACTAGAAAAATAAGAGGGGTTTAATTAATCATTTCGATTGTAATCAGAATTGCCACAGGAAAAGCCACTAAGTGTGACTACTGAGAAGTAAATTGGCTAAATATTTGACTTACCTGAGTGGTGCCCATTTCAATGTAGAATCCGGATGTGTTGATTTTCTCCGTATCACCACGGATAATATTTTGGCCAGCTGAAACTTCGCACGATGGAAAGCGTTCTGTCATGCCGTCGCACCACACAATGAATCCCAGGGTAATGAAGATGGCAGACATTATGGACATTGCCAGCATCCAA
Coding sequences:
- the LOC133837526 gene encoding transmembrane protein 179, encoding MALANVLLLSQIAGHVLLIILSLCIVLPLSINLNQFCGHCLLFTTGKWREEDGMFDVQWASSGFCHFPLVTGIFLFIISAVQIHRYVRMKDEESFIALFVDVVLGIWMLAMSIMSAIFITLGFIVWCDGMTERFPSCEVSAGQNIIRGDTEKINTSGFYIEMGTTQFGAWGAFAISVGIGVIALLKLVHNHQVRNIKVSMYLERQRLVNQQHFDGRSTPPIVANSGASSDSETNK